In Entelurus aequoreus isolate RoL-2023_Sb linkage group LG02, RoL_Eaeq_v1.1, whole genome shotgun sequence, one genomic interval encodes:
- the LOC133662457 gene encoding gastrula zinc finger protein XlCGF17.1-like codes for MESHRADFPSQQLQWSSRVEREEPQSPRIKEEEEEQAWTQDEGDNRKLPVICVIVKTEDDDGEAQWSQLDDSQSEAKRSPEADSPLAPLWDGDDATSHSADTDDEDSKVDTDFKSSQCDNTFDRKMTLKRHTTIHAGKKTFGCSACGETFSGRERLIEHAKTHTGQKTFSCSVCDMMFSFQSTMMRHMITHTGEKAFTCSVCGKGFSRKMNLTTHTRTHTGEKPFACSVCDSSFRFQSTLVNHMRTHMGEKPFTCSVCDMSFSVHSSWLRHMRTHTGEKPFVCSVCGKGFTRKVNLKEHTITHTGEKPFSCSVCNTTFSFYSSMLRHMRTHSE; via the coding sequence ATTTTCCTTCACAGCAGCTTCAGTGGAGTTCCAGGGTGGAGCGAGAGGAACCACAGTCCCCTCGCAtcaaagaggaagaagaggagcaAGCGTGGACTCAGGATGAGGGCGACAACAGAAAGCTTCCCGTGATTTGTGTGAtcgtgaagactgaagatgacgaCGGGGAAGCTCAGTGGTCCCAGCTCGACGACAGTCAAAGCGAGGCGAAGAGAAGTCCAGAAGCAGACAGCCCCTTAGCGCCGCTGTGGGACGGCGATGACGCAACGTCACACTCGGCCGACACTGATGATGAGGACTCTAAAGTGGACACGGACTTTAAATCCTCTCAATGTGACAACACTTTTGACAGGAAGATGACTTTAAAGAGACACACGACGATCCACGCAGGTAAAAAAACGTTCGGCTGCTCAGCTTGTGGGGAAACATTCTCTGGAAGGGAACGCCTAATAGAACACGCCAAAACACACACCGGACAAAAAACCTTTTCTTGCTCAGTCTGCGACATGATGTTCAGTTTTCAATCGACGATGATGAGGCACATGATCACACACACCGGCGAAAAGGCGTTCACCTGCTCGGTCTGTGGCAAAGGGTTCTCCAGAAAGATGAATTTGACGACGCACAcgagaacacacacgggagaaaagcCCTTCGCGTGTTCCGTCTGCGACTCCAGTTTTCGATTCCAGTCGACGTTGGTTaaccacatgagaacgcacatgggtgagaaaccttttacctGCTCAGTCTGCGACATGAGTTTTAGTGTTCATTCATCGTGGCTCaggcacatgagaacgcacaccggGGAAAAACCATTTGTGTGCTCGGTTTGCGGCAAAGGTTTCACCCGAAAGGTGAATTTAAAAGAACACACTATAACGCACACCGGAGAAaagcctttttcctgctcagtctGCAACACGACTTTTAGTTTCTATTCATCAATGTTgagacacatgagaacgcacagtGAGTAG